The genomic interval CGAGGCGTTCGCCCGGCGGGCCGCCGAGGAGACGGGCTATCTCTGCACCCCGACGATAAACGTGGGCGTCAGCCCCCACCACCGGCAGTTCCATGGGACGATGTCCGTCGACGCGCCGGCCTTTCGCGACTACGTCGAGAGCCTGACCCGCAGTCTCACCGAGCACGGCATCGACCGGGTGCTCTACGTCAACGCCCACGGCGGTAACGTCGACCACCTCCGGGAGGTCGGGCGTCGCCTGCGCGACACCGAAACCATGTACGCCATCGAGTGGATGTGGGACGAGTCGATCACCGAGCGCATCCAGGAGGTCTTCGAGAGGCCCGGGCCACACGGCGGGCCGAAAGAGACCTCGCTCATCCAGCACCTCGCCGGCGAGTTGGTCCACGAGGACCGCATCGAGGACGCCCGCGACGGCGGCCTCGTCGAGTTCGACGAGTCCTCGGGCCGGGTCCACGGCGCCCGAACGTTCTACGACGCGATCGACAACACCGAAAACGGTGTCCTGGGCGACCAGACCGACGCCTCCGCGGCTGTCGGCGAGGAACTGTTCGAGGCAGCCCTGGAGCACCTCTGTAAGCTCTGTGAGTGGCTCGCCGCACAGCCCTTCGAGGACCTGATGCCGAAACCCCACGTCTGAGATGCAGCGCCGACGCGTCTACGGGACTCTGTTCGCCTGTTTCGGCTTCCTGGCGGTCACGAACGCCGCGCTGGGCGTCCAGGACGGAACGTGGTCGACGCCCGCCGTGGCGCTGACCGCGGGTGGCGGCGCCGTGACCTTCCTCACGGCGCTGGCCGTCGCAGTGCGGCCGGCCGTCCTCGCCCGCCGCACACGGACCGGGACGGCCGCCGCGCTGGCGTTCGGTGTCGTCTCGTTCGCCGCCGGAACGGTCCTCTCGCTGCTTTAGACCCGGCGGTACTCACCCAGTCGCGTCCCGTCCAGCAGGAACGCCTCGGCGTCGGTCAGCGCCGCCGGCAGGAACGGCGAGAGGAACGACTGGCCCTCGACGTTGACCCAGGTTCCCCCCGAGCGGTCGTTGAACGCCGGACAGACGACGATGTCGGCGTCGGTCTCGACCCGCTCGTCGAACTGCTCGGCGAACGGCGACGGGTCGAGCGGGCCACGGAGCCAGGCACGCTCCTTGCGTGCCCCGCCGACGGCGTCTTCGAGTCTGACGACCGGGTGCTCGTGGCCGACACAGACGAGGTCGGCCGCCAGCACGTCGGGAGCGGGCCAGGTGTGCCCGTGTGCGAACCCGACCGACCCGATCCGGATCCCGTGGGCCGGCGTCACCGTCACGTCGGCGTCCAGATCGGAGAGGACTGGTTCCAGGTCGCCGTCGTGGTTGCCCTTCACGAGAGTGACCGGGACCGGGAGCGCCTCGAACAGCGCGCCGAGTTCGGCCCGTTCGTCCTCGAACGGGTCCCCGATCGCGTGGCCGAGGTCGCCGACGACGACGAGCCGGTCGGCACCGGTCCGGTCCAGCAGGGCCAACAGCCGCTCCCGTCGGTCGGCGGCCGCCGACTGGAGCTCCACGCCCTCGTATCGAAGCCCCGCCTCGATGCCGGCGTGGTAGTCGGCGACGACCAGTAGCCGCTGGCCGTCGGTCTCGGCGGTCGCGGCCGGCGCTCCCGGGACCGGTTCGAGGTGCATCGGGACGCCGTACGGCGTCGGCGGCAAAAAGCGGCGCGGCTCGGCCGACCCGACTCAGATCGGCGTCAGCTTCCCGTCTTCGGGTTCGTAACAGCGGCCGCCCATCAGGGCGTCCTGGATGGCCTCCTCGACGGCCTCTGTGTCGGCGCCGTACCGCTCGACGACGGTCGACAGCACCGCCTCGCGGTCGGCACCGCCGCCGTCGTTGAGCTCCTCCATGACCTCCATGACCGCGTCTTCCAGGTCCACGTCTTCGGCTGGTTCGCCGCCGCTCTCGTCGCCGCCGACAGGCTCTTCCTCCGGCACCTCCTCGACCGTCCGGGCCGTCTCGTCGGCACCGGCGTCGGTCGCCGTCTCGGGGGTCTCGGCCGGCGCATCGCTCGTCGCGGCGTCGGTGTCGGGCTGGACGGACTCGCTACCGGCCGGCGCACCCGTCGAGTCGGGTGCGGAGTCGGCGTCGGCAGCACCGGCGGGTGCCCCCTGCTGGGCGGCCTCGGCGTCGGCCAGTTCCTCGGGGTCGGGCGTCTCGATGTCGGCCGCGCCGGGCTCTTCGACTTCGGACCCGCTCTGGAAGTCCGTGCCGAACTCGTCTTTGATCTCCTCGCGCTCCTCGTCGTCGAGTTCGAACTCCGAGTCGAACTCGCC from Haloarcula pelagica carries:
- a CDS encoding creatininase family protein; this translates as MYLADEAWPDLESYFEAESLALVPLGSTEQHGPHLPEGTDHIIAEAFARRAAEETGYLCTPTINVGVSPHHRQFHGTMSVDAPAFRDYVESLTRSLTEHGIDRVLYVNAHGGNVDHLREVGRRLRDTETMYAIEWMWDESITERIQEVFERPGPHGGPKETSLIQHLAGELVHEDRIEDARDGGLVEFDESSGRVHGARTFYDAIDNTENGVLGDQTDASAAVGEELFEAALEHLCKLCEWLAAQPFEDLMPKPHV
- a CDS encoding metallophosphoesterase; protein product: MHLEPVPGAPAATAETDGQRLLVVADYHAGIEAGLRYEGVELQSAAADRRERLLALLDRTGADRLVVVGDLGHAIGDPFEDERAELGALFEALPVPVTLVKGNHDGDLEPVLSDLDADVTVTPAHGIRIGSVGFAHGHTWPAPDVLAADLVCVGHEHPVVRLEDAVGGARKERAWLRGPLDPSPFAEQFDERVETDADIVVCPAFNDRSGGTWVNVEGQSFLSPFLPAALTDAEAFLLDGTRLGEYRRV